A genomic segment from Dermacentor silvarum isolate Dsil-2018 chromosome 11, BIME_Dsil_1.4, whole genome shotgun sequence encodes:
- the LOC119433737 gene encoding nucleolar complex protein 2 homolog gives MAPTKKHKMRKKQLSEVSVEEFMAGGFSSDSEDDRAATAGKPNSTSASSGTDRLSAAKQKRPLKRKKQRSKDYDRNLEASSEDNDKPALTKPQKQKAPRQLRPTLTKAAKKDEPSGQKHGTFAASEESDSYSDVDDNESSEDESDVDLEKQKEIVRKLKDTDPDFYQYLEEHDKDLLDFYTAEGDEDEAEEEEPDELPKKKQLLKLEDIDRFERELQTKPELRKIAEVVNCFKAAVLQAEGDDVGANSKKQSSPFKVEGQIIFNAVVKLCLSDLVPALHKVLRLPEPAVVQDESKSFDPTKSHSWKKASGIVKTYLMNVVKLITAVTEPQLVSVLLRHILFLVPYYVAFPQVAKALLKRLVQLWCEAEESVRVVAFVCLVRTIRGLPRNYHDTVLKHMYMSYVRNCKFTSPTTWPLINFMKRSLVEAYSGDEALAYQHAFLYIRQLAIHLRNAMTVRKKDTCKAVYNWQYIHCCLLWCHLLATVSPSKTLQPLIYPLVQTMVGTIHLIPAAKYVPLRFHLVRGLMQLSSSTGVFIPVMPHLLEACAVVNFGQKHSATSMRPLDLSCVLRVSPAQMKESGFRDAVIETFYELALEYLASVSHSVAFPELVLPALVYLKEFCKKCKVANYTKKVKQLTEKMEENYRFIESRRVSCNIALADVQGLDNLEQRWKQEGTPWSRFYEQWSKLRSQRQETAAHGKVLTKLPESESDSDDGRPRRKKKAAKKKEDPKKKDRQARTDKEQKKKSAATREYSEIAVDGDTDIVQDMALSSTSEEEEVSSDGDDFDESD, from the coding sequence ATGGCTCCAACGAAAAAGCATAAAATGCGAAAGAAACAGCTCAGTGAGGTGAGTGTCGAAGAGTTCATGGCAGGAGGCTTTTCCTCGGACTCTGAAGATGACCGAGCCGCCACAGCAGGTAAACCTAACAGCACGTCTGCTAGCTCTGGCACCGACCGGCTGTCAGCGGCGAAACAGAAAAGACCGCTCAAACGGAAAAAACAGCGCTCTAAGGATTACGACAGAAATCTCGAAGCGAGTAGCGAGGACAATGATAAACCCGCGCTGACGAAGCCGCAAAAGCAGAAAGCGCCGCGTCAGTTACGCCCAACATTAACGAAGGCAGCCAAGAAAGACGAACCATCGGGCCAGAAGCATGGCACCTTTGCAGCATCCGAAGAATCGGACAGTTATTCTGACGTTGACGACAACGAGAGCAGCGAAGACGAGTCCGATGTGGACCTCGAGAAGCAGAAGGAAATAGTCCGCAAGCTCAAGGATACCGACCCCGACTTCTACCAGTACCTGGAAGAACACGACAAGGACCTCCTCGACTTCTACACCGCCGAGGGGGACGAAGACGAAGCGGAGGAAGAAGAGCCCGACGAATTGCCGAAAAAGAAGCAGCTCCTTAAACTCGAGGACATCGATCGGTTCGAGAGAGAATTGCAGACAAAACCAGAGCTGCGCAAGATCGCGGAAGTGGTCAACTGCTTCAAGGCAGCTGTCTTGCAAGCAGAGGGAGATGACGTCGGCGCCAACTCCAAGAAGCAGTCGAGTCCTTTCAAAGTCGAAGGGCAGATCATATTCAACGCTGTCGTCAAGCTTTGTCTCAGCGATCTGGTACCTGCACTGCACAAAGTACTGCGCCTACCGGAGCCCGCAGTGGTTCAGGACGAGTCGAAGTCGTTTGACCCGACCAAAAGTCACAGCTGGAAGAAGGCTTCGGGTATCGTGAAAACGTACCTCATGAACGTTGTCAAGCTCATCACTGCGGTGACCGAGCCACAGCTTGTATCGGTGCTCCTGAGGCACATCTTGTTTTTAGTTCCCTACTACGTCGCCTTCCCACAAGTCGCCAAGGCACTTCTCAAGCGTCTTGTGCAACTTTGGTGCGAGGCGGAAGAAAGTGTTCGCGTCGTTGCTTTTGTCTGCCTTGTCCGCACAATCCGCGGCCTTCCGCGCAACTACCACGATACCGTACTGAAGCACATGTACATGTCTTACGTGCGGAACTGCAAATTCACCTCGCCAACAACGTGGCCACTCATCAACTTCATGAAGCGTTCGCTTGTTGAGGCTTACTCTGGAGATGAAGCCCTAGCCTATCAGCACGCATTTCTCTACATCAGGCAGCTTGCCATTCACCTCAGAAACGCTATGACAGTTCGGAAAAAGGACACCTGCAAGGCTGTCTACAACTGGCAGTACATCCACTGCTGCCTCCTCTGGTGCCACCTGCTGGCAACAGTGTCACCTAGCAAAACGCTACAGCCTCTCATCTACCCACTGGTTCAAACCATGGTCGGCACCATTCATCTGATTCCTGCTGCGAAGTATGTCCCATTGAGGTTCCACTTGGTTCGGGGTCTCATGCAGCTCTCGTCAAGCACCGGCGTCTTCATTCCAGTCATGCCCCATCTTCTGGAAGCGTGTGCAGTTGTCAACTTTGGCCAGAAGCACTCTGCAACGTCAATGCGGCCTCTGGATTTGAGCTGCGTGCTACGCGTCTCGCCGGCACAGATGAAAGAAAGCGGCTTCCGCGACGCCGTCATCGAGACGTTTTATGAGCTTGCTCTGGAGTACCTGGCCAGTGTGTCTCATTCAGTGGCCTTTCCGGAGCTGGTTCTCCCAGCCTTAGTCTATCTGAAGGAGTTTTGCAAGAAATGCAAGGTTGCAAACTACACAAAGAAAGTGAAGCAACTCACAGAGAAGATGGAAGAGAACTACAGGTTCATCGAGAGCCGCAGGGTGAGCTGTAACATTGCACTTGCCGACGTTCAGGGGCTTGACAACCTCGAGCAGAGGTGGAAGCAGGAAGGGACGCCCTGGAGCAGGTTCTACGAGCAGTGGAGCAAGCTGCGAAGCCAGAGGCAGGAGACCGCCGCTCACGGGAAGGTGCTGACAAAGCTGCCAGAATCTGAGTCAGACTCCGATGACGGCAGGCCGAGGCGGAAGAAGAAGgcagcaaagaaaaaagaagaccccaaaaagaaagacagacaggCAAGGACAGACAaggagcagaaaaagaaaagcgctgCGACAAGGGAATACAGTGAAATAGCTGTTGACGGGGACACAGACATTGTGCAGGACATGGCCCTGTCCTCAACATCTGAAGAGGAGGAAGTGAGCAGTGATGGTGATGATTTTGACGAAAGTGATTAA
- the LOC119433736 gene encoding LOW QUALITY PROTEIN: nucleolar complex protein 2 homolog (The sequence of the model RefSeq protein was modified relative to this genomic sequence to represent the inferred CDS: inserted 3 bases in 2 codons), with amino-acid sequence MAPTKKHKMRKKQLSEVSVEEFMAGGFSSDSEDDRAATAGKPNSTSASSGTDRLSAAKQKRPLKRKKQRSKDYDGNLEASSEDDDKPALTKPQKQKAPRQLRPTLTKAAKKDEPSGQKHGTFAASEESDSYSDVDDNESSEDESXDVDLEKQKEIVRKLKDTDPDFYQYLEEHDKDLLDFYTAEGDEDEAEEEEPDELPKKKQLLKLEDIDRFERELQTKPELRKIAEVVNCFKAAVLQAEGDDVGANSKKQSSPFKVEGQIIFNAVVKLCLSDLVPALHKVLRLPEPAVVQDESKSFDPTKSHSWKKASGIVKTYLMNVVKLITAVTEPQLVSVLLRHILFLVPYYVAFPQVAKALLKRLVQLWCEAEESVRVVAFVCLVRTIRGLPRNYHDTVLKHMYMSYVRNCKFTSPTTWPLINXMKRSLVEAYSGDEALAYQHAFLYIRQLAIHLRNAMTVRKKDTCKAVYNWQYIHCCLLWCHLLATVSPSKTLQPLIYPLVQTMVGTIHLIPAAKYVPLRFHLVRGLMQLSSSTGVFIPVMPHLLEACAVVNFGQKHSATSMRPLDLSCVLRVSPAQMKESGFRDAVIETFYELALEYLASVSHSVAFPELVLPALVYLKEFCKKCKVANYTKKVKQLTEKMEENYRFIESRRVSCNIALADVQGLDNLEQRWKQEGTPWSRFYEQWSKLRSQRQETAAHGKVLTKLPESESDSDDGRPRRKKKAAKKKEDPKKKDRQARTDKEQKKKSAATREYSEIAVDGDTDIVQDMALSSTSEEEEVSSDGDDFDESD; translated from the exons ATGGCTCCAACGAAAAAGCATAAAATGCGAAAGAAACAGCTCAGTGAGGTGAGTGTCGAAGAGTTCATGGCAGGAGGCTTTTCCTCGGACTCTGAAGATGACCGAGCCGCCACAGCAGGTAAACCTAACAGCACGTCTGCTAGCTCTGGCACCGACCGGCTGTCAGCGGCGAAACAGAAAAGACCGCTCAAACGGAAAAAACAGCGCTCTAAGGATTACGACGGAAATCTCGAAGCGAGTAGTGAGGACGATGATAAACCCGCGCTGACGAAGCCGCAAAAGCAGAAAGCGCCGCGTCAGTTACGCCCAACATTAACGAAGGCAGCCAAGAAAGACGAACCATCGGGCCAGAAGCATGGCACCTTTGCAGCATCCGAAGAATCGGACAGTTATTCTGACGTTGACGACAACGAGAGCAGCGAAGACGAGTC TGATGTGGACCTCGAGAAGCAGAAGGAAATAGTCCGCAAGCTCAAGGATACCGACCCCGACTTCTACCAGTACCTGGAAGAACACGACAAGGACCTCCTCGACTTCTACACCGCCGAGGGGGACGAAGACGAAGCGGAGGAAGAAGAGCCCGACGAATTGCCGAAAAAGAAGCAGCTCCTTAAACTCGAGGACATCGATCGGTTCGAGAGAGAATTGCAGACAAAACCAGAGCTGCGCAAGATCGCGGAAGTGGTCAACTGCTTCAAGGCAGCTGTCTTGCAAGCAGAGGGAGACGACGTCGGCGCCAACTCCAAGAAGCAGTCGAGTCCTTTCAAAGTCGAAGGGCAGATCATATTCAACGCTGTCGTCAAGCTTTGTCTCAGCGATCTGGTACCTGCACTGCACAAAGTACTGCGCCTACCGGAGCCCGCAGTGGTTCAGGACGAGTCGAAGTCGTTTGACCCTACCAAAAGTCACAGCTGGAAGAAGGCTTCGGGTATCGTGAAAACGTACCTCATGAACGTTGTCAAGCTCATCACTGCGGTGACCGAGCCACAGCTTGTATCGGTGCTCCTGAGGCACATCTTGTTTTTAGTTCCCTACTACGTCGCCTTCCCACAAGTCGCCAAGGCACTTCTCAAGCGTCTTGTGCAACTTTGGTGCGAGGCGGAAGAAAGTGTTCGCGTTGTTGCTTTTGTCTGCCTTGTCCGCACAATCCGCGGCCTTCCGCGCAACTACCACGATACCGTACTGAAGCACATGTACATGTCTTACGTGCGGAACTGCAAATTCACCTCGCCAACAACGTGGCCACTCATCA TTATGAAGCGTTCGCTTGTTGAGGCTTACTCTGGAGATGAAGCCCTAGCCTATCAGCACGCATTTCTCTACATCAGGCAGCTTGCCATTCACCTCAGAAACGCTATGACAGTTCGGAAAAAGGACACCTGCAAGGCTGTCTACAACTGGCAGTACATCCACTGCTGCCTCCTCTGGTGCCACCTGCTGGCAACAGTGTCACCTAGCAAAACGCTACAGCCTCTCATCTACCCACTGGTTCAAACCATGGTCGGCACCATTCATCTGATTCCTGCTGCGAAGTATGTCCCATTGAGGTTCCACTTGGTTCGGGGTCTCATGCAGCTCTCGTCCAGCACCGGCGTCTTCATTCCAGTCATGCCCCATCTTCTGGAAGCGTGTGCAGTTGTCAACTTTGGCCAGAAGCACTCTGCAACGTCAATGCGGCCTCTGGATTTGAGCTGCGTGCTACGCGTCTCGCCGGCACAGATGAAAGAAAGCGGCTTCCGCGACGCCGTCATCGAGACGTTTTACGAGCTTGCTCTGGAGTACCTGGCCAGTGTGTCTCATTCGGTGGCCTTTCCGGAGCTGGTTCTCCCAGCCTTAGTCTATCTGAAGGAGTTTTGCAAGAAATGCAAGGTTGCAAACTACACAAAGAAAGTGAAGCAACTCACAGAGAAGATGGAAGAGAACTACAGGTTCATCGAGAGCCGCAGGGTGAGCTGTAACATTGCACTTGCCGACGTTCAGGGGCTTGACAACCTCGAGCAGAGATGGAAGCAGGAAGGGACGCCCTGGAGCAGGTTCTACGAGCAGTGGAGCAAGCTGCGAAGCCAGAGGCAGGAGACCGCCGCTCACGGGAAGGTGCTGACAAAGCTGCCAGAATCCGAGTCAGACTCCGATGACGGCAGGCCGAGGCGGAAGAAGAAGgcagcaaagaaaaaagaagaccccaaaaagaaagacagacaggCAAGGACAGACAaggagcagaaaaagaaaagcgctgCGACAAGGGAATACAGTGAAATAGCTGTTGACGGGGACACAGACATTGTGCAGGACATGGCCCTGTCCTCAACATCTGAAGAGGAGGAAGTGAGCAGTGATGGCGATGATTTTGACGAAAGTGATTAA